Proteins encoded by one window of Nocardia goodfellowii:
- a CDS encoding ATP synthase F0 subunit C, translating into MSLAYLAQEAATTGEKFKGFGAIGYGLAAIGPGIGVGIVVGKAIEGIARQPELQGTIRTNMFLGIAFTEALALIGLVAGFIF; encoded by the coding sequence ATGAGCCTCGCGTACCTGGCCCAGGAAGCCGCCACCACCGGCGAGAAGTTCAAGGGCTTCGGCGCCATCGGCTACGGCCTGGCCGCCATCGGCCCCGGCATCGGCGTCGGCATCGTGGTCGGTAAGGCCATCGAGGGCATCGCCCGCCAGCCCGAACTGCAGGGCACGATCCGGACCAACATGTTCCTCGGTATCGCGTTCACCGAGGCGCTGGCCCTGATCGGCCTCGTCGCCGGCTTCATCTTCTGA
- the atpB gene encoding F0F1 ATP synthase subunit A, with translation MTVPAARTRERTLSVTTLAAGEFHAPSLDDFFPEAVLFEGTFFELDRLMLVRILMTALLLGFMLLAFRSPKIVPRGLQNVAEYGLLFVKEQICDEVLGKESGRKFFPLIATIFFTVLFLNFSGVIPGLNISSNARIGMPLVLAVLAYVTFNYVGIKKYGFLKYMRSSIVVPNVPPALHLLLIPIEFISTFVLRPFTLTVRLMANMLAGHIMLVLFFSATQFFLFDAVAWMKIFSPFSLLAGLGFTLFELLVVFLQAYVFALLTAVYIGLAQHADSH, from the coding sequence ATGACCGTACCCGCGGCCCGAACACGGGAGAGAACGCTGAGCGTCACCACTTTGGCGGCGGGCGAGTTCCATGCGCCTTCGCTAGATGACTTTTTCCCTGAAGCTGTGCTGTTCGAGGGAACGTTCTTCGAACTCGACCGTTTGATGCTCGTTCGCATCCTGATGACGGCGCTGCTACTCGGCTTCATGCTGCTGGCATTCCGCAGCCCGAAGATCGTCCCGCGCGGCTTGCAGAACGTCGCCGAATATGGCCTGCTCTTCGTCAAGGAGCAGATTTGCGACGAGGTTCTCGGTAAAGAATCCGGGCGCAAGTTCTTCCCGCTCATCGCGACCATCTTCTTCACGGTCCTCTTTCTGAACTTCTCCGGTGTCATTCCGGGTTTGAACATCTCGTCGAACGCCCGCATCGGCATGCCGCTGGTACTGGCCGTGCTCGCCTACGTCACCTTCAACTACGTGGGCATCAAGAAGTACGGCTTCCTCAAGTACATGCGCAGCTCCATCGTGGTTCCGAATGTTCCGCCCGCGCTGCATCTGCTGCTGATCCCGATCGAGTTCATCTCGACCTTCGTGCTCCGGCCGTTCACGCTGACCGTCCGACTCATGGCGAACATGCTGGCGGGCCACATCATGCTGGTCCTGTTCTTCAGCGCGACGCAGTTCTTCCTCTTCGACGCCGTGGCGTGGATGAAGATCTTCTCGCCGTTCTCGCTGCTGGCCGGCCTCGGATTCACGCTGTTCGAACTGCTGGTGGTCTTCCTGCAGGCGTACGTCTTCGCCCTGCTGACCGCCGTCTACATCGGACTTGCCCAGCACGCAGATTCTCACTGA
- a CDS encoding glycosyltransferase family 4 protein, whose translation MSAVVPLRELLLVLLISAAVTFLATGGIRTLAIAFGAVAVPRERDVHVKPIPRMGGVGMYVGLIAALLFAHQLPALRRGFDYAPDISAVLIAATIIVAVGIVDDRWGLDALTKFAGQVTAAGVMTVMGLSWYSIYNPLTNSTVSLDALQGGLVTVAVTVTLVNAMNFVDGLDGLAAGLGLICAAAVFVFAVGLMSERGSVDTYPPALLAAAMAGACLGFLPHNFSPARIFMGDSGSMLIGLVLAAVSTSASGRIPLQGFGPRDVVGLLSPLLLVGAVMFIPVLDLVLAIVRRVRAGVSFSTPDKMHLHHRLLQIGHSQRRVVLLIYLWVGVLAFGAVGSSLMDRTVVVLVMAAGLLLALVVTAVPGLRRNGAAADRLPPG comes from the coding sequence ATGAGTGCTGTTGTGCCGCTGCGCGAGCTACTGCTCGTGCTGCTGATCTCGGCCGCAGTGACGTTCCTGGCCACCGGCGGAATCCGGACGCTGGCCATCGCGTTCGGCGCGGTAGCCGTGCCCCGGGAGCGTGATGTCCACGTCAAGCCGATTCCGCGGATGGGCGGTGTCGGCATGTATGTCGGTTTGATCGCCGCCCTGCTCTTCGCGCACCAATTGCCCGCCCTGCGTCGTGGGTTCGACTACGCCCCCGATATTTCGGCAGTGCTGATCGCGGCCACGATCATCGTGGCAGTCGGCATTGTCGACGATCGCTGGGGTCTGGACGCGCTGACCAAATTCGCCGGTCAGGTCACGGCGGCCGGTGTGATGACGGTGATGGGCCTGAGCTGGTACTCCATTTACAACCCTTTGACCAATTCGACAGTTTCGCTGGACGCGCTGCAGGGCGGCCTGGTGACGGTCGCGGTGACGGTCACGCTGGTGAACGCGATGAACTTCGTCGACGGGCTCGACGGTCTGGCCGCAGGCCTCGGATTGATTTGCGCCGCCGCGGTATTCGTGTTTGCTGTCGGTTTGATGAGCGAGCGCGGTTCGGTAGACACCTACCCGCCCGCGCTGCTCGCCGCCGCCATGGCGGGTGCGTGCCTGGGTTTTCTGCCGCACAATTTCTCGCCCGCCCGGATTTTCATGGGTGATTCGGGTTCGATGTTGATCGGTCTGGTGCTGGCCGCGGTGTCCACCAGTGCCTCGGGCCGCATTCCGCTGCAGGGCTTCGGTCCGCGCGACGTCGTCGGCCTGCTCTCGCCGCTGTTGCTGGTCGGAGCGGTGATGTTTATTCCGGTGCTGGATCTCGTGCTGGCGATCGTGCGCCGGGTGCGTGCGGGCGTGAGTTTTTCGACTCCGGACAAAATGCACTTACATCACCGATTGTTGCAGATCGGACATTCGCAGCGGCGAGTGGTGTTGCTCATTTATTTGTGGGTCGGCGTGCTCGCGTTCGGCGCGGTCGGCAGTTCGCTGATGGATCGAACGGTGGTCGTATTGGTGATGGCTGCGGGGTTGCTGCTCGCTTTGGTAGTGACTGCCGTTCCGGGTCTGCGCCGTAACGGGGCCGCCGCGGACCGGCTGCCGCCCGGGTAA